One Xiphophorus hellerii strain 12219 chromosome 24, Xiphophorus_hellerii-4.1, whole genome shotgun sequence DNA window includes the following coding sequences:
- the LOC116716071 gene encoding tyrosyl-DNA phosphodiesterase 2-like isoform X3 translates to MVQPYMRFMHRRLGDEYAFIEGGQDGYFTMMLLKKSRLRLLDHHIVNFPKSRMMRNLLVAQVEFGGQKLSLMTSHFESCKANSAERMRQLRQLMKMMSRAPDDQTVLFGGDTNLRDHEVAAVGLPGNIVDLWEELGEPEKCRYTWDTRANTNKEIPFKCRFRFDRVYLRRAGVDGVPLLEPRSMALIGLEKLRCGMFTSDHWGIYATFSVTHT, encoded by the exons ATGGTGCAGCCCTACATGCGCTTCATGCACCGACGTCTGGGAGACGAATACGCCTTCATAGAAG GTGGACAGGACGGTTACTTCACCATGATGCTGCTGAAGAAGTCCCGCCTCAGGCTGCTGGATCACCACATTGTAAACTTCCCAAAGTCTCGCATGATGAGAAACCTGCTGGTTGCTCAG GTGGAGTTCGGAGGCCAGAAGCTGAGTCTGATGACGTCCCACTTCGAGAGCTGCAAGGCCAACTCTGCAGAGAGGATGAGGCAGCTGAGGCagctgatgaagatgatgagcCGGGCTCCGGATGACCAGACGGTTCTGTTTGGAGGGGACACCAACCTGAGGGACCACGAG GTAGCCGCCGTGGGGCTTCCCGGGAACATCGTGGACCTGTGGGAGGAGCTGGGAGAACCGGAGAAGTGCCGTTACACCTGGGACACCCGGGCAAACACCAACAAAGAAATACCGTTCAAGTGCCGGTTCCGGTTCGACCGGGTGTACCTCCGGCGGGCGGGTGTGGACGGCGTCCCCCTGCTGGAGCCCCGCAGCATGGCGCTGATCGGCCTGGAGAAGCTCCGGTGTGGCATGTTCACCAGCGACCACTGGGGGATCTACGCCACCTTCTCTGTGACGCACACATAA
- the LOC116716072 gene encoding dynein light chain Tctex-type 1-like, which produces MEEYQNGSEGSFNSEEAENVVKEGIESVLGGDDYSQTHVNKWTAAIVERCLTQLVKINKPYKYIVTCSVMQKTGAGLHTANSCYWDTSMDGSCTVRWENRTMYCVVSVFAVCIA; this is translated from the exons ATGGAAGAGTATCAGAACGGCAGCGAG GGTTCATTCAACTCAGAGGAGGCGGAGAACGTCGTCAAAGAg GGCATCGAGAGCGTGCTGGGGGGAGACGACTACAGCCAGACTCATGTGAACAAATGGACGGCCGCCATCGTGGAGCGCTGCCTCACGCAGCTGGTCAAGATCAACAAGCCCTACAAATACATCG TGACGTGTTCAGTGATGCAGAAGACCGGCGCCGGCCTCCACACAGCCAACTCCTGCTACTGGGACACCAGTATGGACG GCAGCTGCACCGTGCGGTGGGAGAACCGCACCATGTACTGCGTGGTGAGCGTGTTCGCCGTCTGCATCGCCTAG
- the cybb gene encoding NADPH oxidase 2 isoform X2 — protein sequence MGNLVANDGLSGFVILVWLGINGFLFVHFYMAFLVDRWFYTRVLLGHALSWARAPAACLNFNCLLILLPVCRNLLSLLRGSIQCCSRTAARQLDRNLTFHKLVAYMIAFHTAVHIIAHLFNFEFFMDAQLNRSVDLLPFVLSEIGNEDNASFLNPIRSNETSPTIVMFTTIAGLTGVAITLALILIITSSMEVIRRSYFEVFWFTHHLFIIFFIGLVFHGYGRIVRGQTPLSLQSNDPKACADHFRDWGKNESGCAVPVFAGNPPGTWQWVVGPMILYVCERLVRIYRSHQKVVITKVVMHPSKTLELQMKKKGFSMEVGQYVFIQCPSVSRLEWHPFTLTSAPEEDYFSAHIRIVGDWTQALYEACGGDKPEQQEAWKLPKMAIDGPFGTASEDVFRYDVVMLVGAGIGVTPFASILKSVWYKHIQNNQDVFTKKIYFYWLCPETQAFEWFADLLQSLERQMADKDMADFLSYNIYLTRWKETEAAHFRVHHEAENDPITGLKQKTLYGKPNWDNEFTNIAAKHPKSKVGVFLCGPPQLGKSLEKQCLSHSEAEVKFIFNKENF from the exons ATGGGGAACTTGGTGGCCAACGACGGGCTCTCCGGCTTTGTTATC CTGGTCTGGTTGGGAATCAACGGATTCCTGTTTGTCCATTTCTACATGGCCTTCCTGGTGGACCGCTGGTTCTACACCCGGGTTCTGCTGGGG CACGCCCTGTCCTGGGCCAGAGCTCCGGCCGCCTGCCTGAACTTTAACTGCCTGCTGATCCTGCTGCCGGTCTGCAGGAACCTGCTGTCGCTGCTGCGAGGCTCCATCCAG TGCTGCAGCCGAACCGCGGCGCGGCAGCTGGACCGGAACCTGACGTTTCACAAGCTGGTGGCCTACATGATCGCCTTCCACACGG CCGTCCACATCATTGCTCACTTGTTCAACTTTGAGTTCTTCATGGACGCCCAGCTGAACCGCAGCGTTGACCTCCTGCCCTTCGTTCTGTCTGAGATCGGCAACGAGGACAATGCGTCCTTCCTCAACCCCATCAGGAGCAACGAGACG AGCCCCACCATCGTCATGTTCACCACCATCGCCGGACTGACGGGCGTCGCCATCACGCTGGCTCTCATCCTCATCATCACGTCGTCCATGGAGGTCATCCGGAGGTCGTACTTCGAGGTGTTCTGGTTCACGCACCACctcttcatcatcttcttcatcGGCCTGGTGTTCCACGGCTATGG GCGAATCGTGCGAGGACAGACTCCGCTCAGCCTGCAGAGCAACGACCCCAAAGCCTGCGCCGACCACTTCCGTGACTGGGGCAAAAACGAGTCGGGCTGCGCCGTCCCCGTGTTTGCAGGGAACCCGCCCGGG ACGTGGCAGTGGGTTGTGGGCCCCATGATCCTGTACGTCTGTGAGCGGCTGGTTCGCATCTACCGGTCCCATCAGAAAGTGGTCATCACCAAG GTGGTGATGCACCCCTCCAAGACGCtggagctgcagatgaagaAGAAAGGCTTCAGCATGGAGGTGGGCCAGTACGTCTTCATCCAGTGTCCGTCTGTCTCCAGGCTGGAGTGGCACCCCTTCACCCTGACCTCCGCCCCGGAGGAGGACTACTTCAGCGCCCACATCCGGATCGTCGGGGACTGGACGCAGGCGCTGTACGAGGCCTGCGGCGGGGACAAGCCGGAGCAGCAGGAGGCCTGGAAGCTCCCAAA GATGGCCATCGACGGGCCGTTCGGCACCGCCAGCGAAGACGTGTTCCGCTACGACGTGGTGATGCTGGTGGGGGCGGGGATTGGCGTGACGCCCTTCGCCTCCATCCTCAAGTCTGTGTGGTACAAACACATCCAGAACAACCAGGACGTCTTCACCAAGAAG ATCTACTTCTACTGGCTGTGTCCGGAGACGCAGGCCTTTGAGTGGTTCGCCGACCTCCTGCAGTCCCTGGAGCGCCAGATGGCGGACAAagacatggccgacttcctgagCTACAACATCTACCTGACGCGCTGGAAGGAGACGGAG GCGGCTCATTTCCGGGTCCACCACGAGGCGGAGAACGACCCGATCACCGGGCTCAAGCAGAAGACGCTCTACGGAAAGCCCAACTGGGACAACGAGTTCACCAACATCGCCGCCAAGCACCCCAA GTCCAAGGTGGGCGTGTTCCTGTGCGGCCCGCCTCAGCTGGGAAAGTCTCTGGAGAAGCAGTGCCTGTCCCACTCCGAGGCCGAAGTCAAGTTCATCTTCAACAAGGAGAACTTCTGA
- the LOC116716071 gene encoding tyrosyl-DNA phosphodiesterase 2-like isoform X2 yields MEGEKKSPGCREEQLSLISWNIDGLDGDEQPERARSLCSYLTEYSADVVLLQEMVQPYMRFMHRRLGDEYAFIEGGQDGYFTMMLLKKSRLRLLDHHIVEFGGQKLSLMTSHFESCKANSAERMRQLRQLMKMMSRAPDDQTVLFGGDTNLRDHEVAAVGLPGNIVDLWEELGEPEKCRYTWDTRANTNKEIPFKCRFRFDRVYLRRAGVDGVPLLEPRSMALIGLEKLRCGMFTSDHWGIYATFSVTHT; encoded by the exons ATGGAGGGAGAGAAGAAGAGCCCAGGCTGCAG AGAGGAGCAGCTGTCGCTGATCAGCTGGAACATCGACGGTCTGGATGGAGACGAGCAGCCAGAGAGAGCCAGGAGCCTCTGCTCCTACCTCACAGA ATACTCGGCTGACGTGGTGCTTCTGCAGGAAATGGTGCAGCCCTACATGCGCTTCATGCACCGACGTCTGGGAGACGAATACGCCTTCATAGAAG GTGGACAGGACGGTTACTTCACCATGATGCTGCTGAAGAAGTCCCGCCTCAGGCTGCTGGATCACCACATT GTGGAGTTCGGAGGCCAGAAGCTGAGTCTGATGACGTCCCACTTCGAGAGCTGCAAGGCCAACTCTGCAGAGAGGATGAGGCAGCTGAGGCagctgatgaagatgatgagcCGGGCTCCGGATGACCAGACGGTTCTGTTTGGAGGGGACACCAACCTGAGGGACCACGAG GTAGCCGCCGTGGGGCTTCCCGGGAACATCGTGGACCTGTGGGAGGAGCTGGGAGAACCGGAGAAGTGCCGTTACACCTGGGACACCCGGGCAAACACCAACAAAGAAATACCGTTCAAGTGCCGGTTCCGGTTCGACCGGGTGTACCTCCGGCGGGCGGGTGTGGACGGCGTCCCCCTGCTGGAGCCCCGCAGCATGGCGCTGATCGGCCTGGAGAAGCTCCGGTGTGGCATGTTCACCAGCGACCACTGGGGGATCTACGCCACCTTCTCTGTGACGCACACATAA
- the LOC116716071 gene encoding tyrosyl-DNA phosphodiesterase 2-like isoform X1, whose product MEGEKKSPGCREEQLSLISWNIDGLDGDEQPERARSLCSYLTEYSADVVLLQEMVQPYMRFMHRRLGDEYAFIEGGQDGYFTMMLLKKSRLRLLDHHIVNFPKSRMMRNLLVAQVEFGGQKLSLMTSHFESCKANSAERMRQLRQLMKMMSRAPDDQTVLFGGDTNLRDHEVAAVGLPGNIVDLWEELGEPEKCRYTWDTRANTNKEIPFKCRFRFDRVYLRRAGVDGVPLLEPRSMALIGLEKLRCGMFTSDHWGIYATFSVTHT is encoded by the exons ATGGAGGGAGAGAAGAAGAGCCCAGGCTGCAG AGAGGAGCAGCTGTCGCTGATCAGCTGGAACATCGACGGTCTGGATGGAGACGAGCAGCCAGAGAGAGCCAGGAGCCTCTGCTCCTACCTCACAGA ATACTCGGCTGACGTGGTGCTTCTGCAGGAAATGGTGCAGCCCTACATGCGCTTCATGCACCGACGTCTGGGAGACGAATACGCCTTCATAGAAG GTGGACAGGACGGTTACTTCACCATGATGCTGCTGAAGAAGTCCCGCCTCAGGCTGCTGGATCACCACATTGTAAACTTCCCAAAGTCTCGCATGATGAGAAACCTGCTGGTTGCTCAG GTGGAGTTCGGAGGCCAGAAGCTGAGTCTGATGACGTCCCACTTCGAGAGCTGCAAGGCCAACTCTGCAGAGAGGATGAGGCAGCTGAGGCagctgatgaagatgatgagcCGGGCTCCGGATGACCAGACGGTTCTGTTTGGAGGGGACACCAACCTGAGGGACCACGAG GTAGCCGCCGTGGGGCTTCCCGGGAACATCGTGGACCTGTGGGAGGAGCTGGGAGAACCGGAGAAGTGCCGTTACACCTGGGACACCCGGGCAAACACCAACAAAGAAATACCGTTCAAGTGCCGGTTCCGGTTCGACCGGGTGTACCTCCGGCGGGCGGGTGTGGACGGCGTCCCCCTGCTGGAGCCCCGCAGCATGGCGCTGATCGGCCTGGAGAAGCTCCGGTGTGGCATGTTCACCAGCGACCACTGGGGGATCTACGCCACCTTCTCTGTGACGCACACATAA
- the cybb gene encoding NADPH oxidase 2 isoform X1 — MGNLVANDGLSGFVILVWLGINGFLFVHFYMAFLVDRWFYTRVLLGHALSWARAPAACLNFNCLLILLPVCRNLLSLLRGSIQCCSRTAARQLDRNLTFHKLVAYMIAFHTAVHIIAHLFNFEFFMDAQLNRSVDLLPFVLSEIGNEDNASFLNPIRSNETSPTIVMFTTIAGLTGVAITLALILIITSSMEVIRRSYFEVFWFTHHLFIIFFIGLVFHGYGRIVRGQTPLSLQSNDPKACADHFRDWGKNESGCAVPVFAGNPPGTWQWVVGPMILYVCERLVRIYRSHQKVVITKVVMHPSKTLELQMKKKGFSMEVGQYVFIQCPSVSRLEWHPFTLTSAPEEDYFSAHIRIVGDWTQALYEACGGDKPEQQEAWKLPKMAIDGPFGTASEDVFRYDVVMLVGAGIGVTPFASILKSVWYKHIQNNQDVFTKKAVLLQIYFYWLCPETQAFEWFADLLQSLERQMADKDMADFLSYNIYLTRWKETEAAHFRVHHEAENDPITGLKQKTLYGKPNWDNEFTNIAAKHPKSKVGVFLCGPPQLGKSLEKQCLSHSEAEVKFIFNKENF, encoded by the exons ATGGGGAACTTGGTGGCCAACGACGGGCTCTCCGGCTTTGTTATC CTGGTCTGGTTGGGAATCAACGGATTCCTGTTTGTCCATTTCTACATGGCCTTCCTGGTGGACCGCTGGTTCTACACCCGGGTTCTGCTGGGG CACGCCCTGTCCTGGGCCAGAGCTCCGGCCGCCTGCCTGAACTTTAACTGCCTGCTGATCCTGCTGCCGGTCTGCAGGAACCTGCTGTCGCTGCTGCGAGGCTCCATCCAG TGCTGCAGCCGAACCGCGGCGCGGCAGCTGGACCGGAACCTGACGTTTCACAAGCTGGTGGCCTACATGATCGCCTTCCACACGG CCGTCCACATCATTGCTCACTTGTTCAACTTTGAGTTCTTCATGGACGCCCAGCTGAACCGCAGCGTTGACCTCCTGCCCTTCGTTCTGTCTGAGATCGGCAACGAGGACAATGCGTCCTTCCTCAACCCCATCAGGAGCAACGAGACG AGCCCCACCATCGTCATGTTCACCACCATCGCCGGACTGACGGGCGTCGCCATCACGCTGGCTCTCATCCTCATCATCACGTCGTCCATGGAGGTCATCCGGAGGTCGTACTTCGAGGTGTTCTGGTTCACGCACCACctcttcatcatcttcttcatcGGCCTGGTGTTCCACGGCTATGG GCGAATCGTGCGAGGACAGACTCCGCTCAGCCTGCAGAGCAACGACCCCAAAGCCTGCGCCGACCACTTCCGTGACTGGGGCAAAAACGAGTCGGGCTGCGCCGTCCCCGTGTTTGCAGGGAACCCGCCCGGG ACGTGGCAGTGGGTTGTGGGCCCCATGATCCTGTACGTCTGTGAGCGGCTGGTTCGCATCTACCGGTCCCATCAGAAAGTGGTCATCACCAAG GTGGTGATGCACCCCTCCAAGACGCtggagctgcagatgaagaAGAAAGGCTTCAGCATGGAGGTGGGCCAGTACGTCTTCATCCAGTGTCCGTCTGTCTCCAGGCTGGAGTGGCACCCCTTCACCCTGACCTCCGCCCCGGAGGAGGACTACTTCAGCGCCCACATCCGGATCGTCGGGGACTGGACGCAGGCGCTGTACGAGGCCTGCGGCGGGGACAAGCCGGAGCAGCAGGAGGCCTGGAAGCTCCCAAA GATGGCCATCGACGGGCCGTTCGGCACCGCCAGCGAAGACGTGTTCCGCTACGACGTGGTGATGCTGGTGGGGGCGGGGATTGGCGTGACGCCCTTCGCCTCCATCCTCAAGTCTGTGTGGTACAAACACATCCAGAACAACCAGGACGTCTTCACCAAGAAG GCGGTTCTGTTGCAGATCTACTTCTACTGGCTGTGTCCGGAGACGCAGGCCTTTGAGTGGTTCGCCGACCTCCTGCAGTCCCTGGAGCGCCAGATGGCGGACAAagacatggccgacttcctgagCTACAACATCTACCTGACGCGCTGGAAGGAGACGGAG GCGGCTCATTTCCGGGTCCACCACGAGGCGGAGAACGACCCGATCACCGGGCTCAAGCAGAAGACGCTCTACGGAAAGCCCAACTGGGACAACGAGTTCACCAACATCGCCGCCAAGCACCCCAA GTCCAAGGTGGGCGTGTTCCTGTGCGGCCCGCCTCAGCTGGGAAAGTCTCTGGAGAAGCAGTGCCTGTCCCACTCCGAGGCCGAAGTCAAGTTCATCTTCAACAAGGAGAACTTCTGA
- the nhej1 gene encoding non-homologous end-joining factor 1 codes for MNPRADPADDFLLQEPWLPVCIDGCQLLAKSWFSDAEYCVLLTDMQGVWEERMDTAAIERRAQELNRRLRAAVQAFFSHLREAAEPWLSGGGGGEAQMCVWRRDGVVTLKLKSELAGLPFHWEFRCSPAPVALVCSQLVRPLLAMSRLLHRQLEEQGELLARKDQEIQDYRENGATLSRERLQTDVFNKQLYTEDFIQKNLPLLRSDPSDAPGFNADLQRLYAAVAAPHKRRRPQETHGDPDRTEPPEPPAQTTVIGPGGGDPENQNPSGQVGPDSAAQAAAVGATRPAERQSSRPKKKKVGLFR; via the exons ATGAATCCCAGAGCGGACCCAGCTGACGACTTCCTCCTCCAGGAGCCCTGGCTTCCTGTCTGCATCGACGGCTGCCAGCTGCTGGCCAAGAGCTGGTTCAGCGATGCAGAGTACTGCGTCCTGCTGACCGACATGCAGGGCGTGTGGGAGGAGCGGATGGATACAGCGGCCATCGAGCGCCGGGCGCAG GAGCTGAACCGGCGTCTGCGCGCCGCCGTCCAGGCCTTCTTCTCCCATCTGCGTGAGGCGGCTGAGCCCTGGCTGTCGGGGGGAGGCGGCGGCGAGGCCCAGATGTGTGTGTGGCGGCGTGACGGGGTCGTGACCTTGAAGCTGAAGAGCGAGCTGGCCGGCCTGCCGTTCCACTGGGAGTTCCGCTGCAGCCCCGCTCCCGTCGCTCTG GTGTGCTCTCAGCTggtgcgccccctgctggccatGAGCCGCCTGCTGCACAGGCAGCTGGAGGAGCAGGGAGAGCTGCTGGCCAGGAAGGACCAGGAGATCCAGGACTACCGGGAGAACGGAGCCACGCTCAGCAGAG AGCGCCTGCAGACGGACGTTTTCAACAAACAGCTCTACACAGAGGACTTCATTCAGAAG AACCTTCCTCTGCTGCGGTCGGATCCGTCCGACGCTCCGGGATTCaacgccgacctgcagcggctCTACGCCGCCGTCGCCGCACCGCACAAACGCAGACGACCGCAGGAGACCCACGGCGACCCAGACCGgacagaaccaccagaaccaccagCACAGACTACAG TGATTGGACCTGGCGGAGGCGACCCAGAGAACCAGAACCCCAGCGGCCAGGTTGGACCCGACAGTGCGGCGCAG GCTGCGGCCGTCGGAGCGACTCGCCCTGCGGAGCGACAGTCCTCCagaccaaagaagaagaaagtgggCCTGTTCCGatga